The genomic window GACACCGAAGATCTGGGCGGCGATCTCGGCGACCAGTGCCGAACGTGCGGCGCCGCCGATCAACAGGATGCGGCGCACGCCGGTGCCGCGCGCGCGAAGATGGTCGAGCGCCTCGGCCATATTGCAGAGCATGCCCTCGAAGGCGGCGCGGGCAACGTGGCTGGGCCGCATGGTCTCTGGACGCAGACCGTGCAGACGGCCGGTGGCATGCGGCAGGTTCGGCGTGCGCTCGCCGGACATGTAGGGAAGTAGGACGAGTCCTTCGGCGCCCGGCGGCGCCTGTGCGGCAAGCGATTCGAGCGTGGTGAGGTCGACGCCGAGCAGATCGGCGGTGTATTCGAGGACGCGCGCCGCACTGAGGGTGCACACGAGCGGCAGGAATGCCCCTGTCGCGTCGGCGAATCCGGCCACCGCGCCGGTGGCATCGGCGCTGGGCGCGAGCGTGCGAGCGAAGACGGTGCCGCTGGTGCCGAGCGAGACCACCACGTCGCCGTCCTCGATGCCGAGACCCAGTGCGGCTCCGGCGTTGTCGCCGGTGCCCGCGGCGACGAGCACACCGGAGGGAGTGCGCCCTGCGGCCTCGGACGGTGCGAGCACCCGGGGCAGTTCGGGTGTGCGGCCGCGGAAGCCAAGGGCGAGTAGGTCTTTGCGGTATTCACAGTCGGCGGGTGACCAGTAACCGGTGCCCGAAGCGTCACCGCGGTCTGTGGTCAGTTCGGGCGCAGCGCCCGAGCCGCCGCGCAGCCGCCAGGTCAGATAGTCGTGCGGGAGCATAATCTGGGCGACGCGGTCGGCGAGCTCCGGCTCGTGGTCGGCCAGCCAGCGCAGCTTGGCCACGGTGAACGCGGCGACCGGGACACTGCCGACGGCGTCCGCCCACGCCTGCGGACCGCCGAGCTCGACAATCAGCTCGTCGGCCGCCGCCGCGGAGCGGACGTCGTTCCACAGCAGCGCATCGCGGACCGGCTGACCCTCGGCATCGAGTGCGACCAAGCCGTGCTGCTGACCGGCCACCGCGATCGCGTCGACGTGGTCGAGCAACCCGGCGCCTGCCGCGCACAACGCATCCCACCAGGCGTGCGGTGCCACCTCGGTGCCGTCCGGGTGCGGTGCCTGCGCCTGATGCAGGATCTTGCCGGTCGCCGCGTCGCAGACGACCACTTTGCAGGACTGGGTGGAGCTGTCCACCCCGGCCACCGTCGCCGCACACATAGCTCCACCTTGCACCCGACGCGCCTCGGCAGGCCGCATTTCGGGTATCTGATGGCCGGATCGGGCACACTGGCCCGGTGACCGACGACCTGGACCGAGCTGCCGAGGTGCACGTCCGGACCGGTGCGGGGACACCGGTGCCGGAGCTGACCGACGCCTTGCTCACCGAGTTGCTCGACGACCCGCCCGACCCGCAATGCCCGGCCATCCTGATCAACCGCGGCGACCACGCGTACATCCGGGCGCGGCTGCTCCCCGACGGGGTCTACGAACTCGAACATCGCGCCGACGGTGCCGACGAGCAATTCCAGATGTACACCCCCGACGCCCGCTTGGTGCGCGACGTCATGTGGGCGTGGGTGGACGAGAACCCATGGTGGCGCGATGGCGTCGCCTGGTATCGGGTCGATCCGGCGGTCGCCGAGGTGCAGTCCGCGCTCCGCGAATTCGAGGATCTGCTGGGTGACATGTCCGTGTTGGACGGCATCCAGGAAACCATGGACGACGCGATGGCCCGCGCCGACGAGCTGCTGGCGACGGATATCGCCGAGTCGGCGCCGGAGACCGACGAATCACCATAATCGCACGCGCGCACCGTCTCGCCGCCCCTCGTCAGTCAAATACCGGGCCAGCCGTATTGGTCGGAGGTGGCAGCGTGTCCCGCTTGCCGCGGCGCCGGCTCGGGTGCGCTCGGTGCGTACGCGGGGGTCTGTTGTGCCTCGGCCTGGTTGCTCAATTCCCGCCGGAACTGTTCCATGTCCAGCCATTTGATCTGCTGGATCAGTTCTTCGAGGGTTTCGGCGGCCGGGACGCCCGCCTCCGAATACACGAGCAAGCCCTCCCGGAACGCCATCAAGGTGGGTAGCCCGGTGATCTGGGCGGCGGCACTGAGCTCCTGCTCGGCCTCGGTATCGACCTTCGCGTGCACGATATCGGGATGCCGTTCCGACGACGATTCGAAGATCGGCGCGAAATGTCGGCACGGACCACACCACGCGGCCCACCAGTCGATCAAGACGATGGGATTGCTGGTGATCACGGTGTCGAAGTTCCGCTGGGTCAGAGTCAGGGTCGGCATGGGGTCCTCGCATTGAAATCGACAGAGCAACCCTGAATCCTCGCATGGGCCTGGAGGATCAGGAAGGCACCCCCCGGCGGTGCTGTTCGCTCGCCAGGAAATGCGCGATAGCGGTGTTGCATTCGTACAGTTCGCGGTAGCGCCGGTAGTACGAATCGTATTCTGCGGTGCGCTCAGGATAGGGCTCGACGGTGCCGATGATCGGATTCCAGCTCGCGGTGTCGACACCGGCGGCCGCCGCCGCGAGCAAGGCGTCGCCGAGGCACGCGCCGATCGTTTCGGCCGGAAGTTGTTGCGGCAGACCGGTCACGTCGGAGACGATCTGCGTCCAAAGCCCGCCCTTGGTGCCGCCGCCGACCGCGACCAGGCGCCCGGCGCGGCCACCGGCCTCGGTCATCGCCGCGAGATTGTGCCGCACCCCGTACGCGATGCCCTCGAGTGCCGCCCGGTACAACTCGGCGCGTCCGTGCCCGAGAGTCAGGCCCGCGATGATGCCCCTGGCATCCGGGTCGAACAGGGGAGTGCGCTCCCCGGCGAAATAGGGCAGCAGCAATAGTCCACGGCTGCCGACCGGTACCTCGGCAGCCGCCGTGACGAGGTCGGCGAATTCGCCGCCGACCAGGTTGCGCAGCCAGTCGGTCACCGCGCCCGAGGTGGCCATGCCCGCGGCGAGAGTGTATGTGCCCGGCCAGGTTCCGCAGGTGCCCCACAGGCCGGGATGCGGGCGCGGATCGATCAGCACCTGCACCAGGAACATGGTGGTGCCGTACATGATCATCGCGTCGCCCGGTGCGCGGACGCCGACGCTGGCGGCCTCGGCCCAGGCATCGATGGTGCCGGTGGTGACCGGAAGTCCCACGGGGAGACCGGTGCTCGCCGCCGCCGCTTCGGAGACCCGGCCGACCACCTCGGTCGGCCAGGCGAGCTCCGGCAGTGGCAAGCCTGGGGCTACCTGTTCGGCCCAGTCGGTGGCCCATTCGCGCCGACGCAGGTCGTACATCGGGACGCACTGGCTGGCCGATTGATGATCGAGCAGGTAGCGGCCGGTGAGCCGGTGCACCAGAAAGGAACTCGCCATCAACAGCATGGCGGTGTTCGCGGCGACCGACGGCTCGTGGCGGGCCAGCCAGCGCAGTTTCGGGCCGACGGCTTGACTGGTGAGTGGTGAACCGGCGCGCTCCAGCACGGCACTCGCACCGAATTCGGTGTCGAGTTCGGCGATTTCGGCGGTGGCCCTGGTGTCGACGCCGTAGAGGATGGCGGGGCGCAGTGGGCGACCAGTGGCGTCGGCCGGGAGCAGGCACGGGCCGATACCGGAGACCGCGAGCCCGTCGAGAGTGGCACCCTCCGCCGCGGCCACGAGGTCGCGAATGATCGCGACGAAGTCGGCCCACCACACCTCTTCCGCGTCGTGTTCCACCCAACCCGGCCGAGGAGTCGAAACACTGTGCGCCCGTAATGATCTAGCGAGGACGGTGCCGTCCGCCGCGGTCAGCACACCCTTGGAGCTGGCGGTGCCGATGTCGACGCCGAGAAACCTGCCGGTACGGGTCAAGCCGGTACCTCCCCGCACGTGGGTGGTCGGATTGGCGGTTGGTTTCAAGGAATACCAGGCAGGCCAGCGCCCGTTGGCGAGATCCGGGAAATCCGCGCGACCGAGCCGGGTCGGTGGCGCGCGGCTTGCTAGTGTCGCCGGATAGGAACGGACCCGGCGGACGGGTCGATGCCTGGCCCGGGTGCCGCGCGCACGTCCGGTCTGAAAATTCCGCCCGATTTCATCATGCGTCCCTGCTATCGTTGCGTAGATGGCAACCGGCGAGGGTTCCAAAGCTGTTGAGCCGGAAGCCAGTTCGCCCGGCAATCAGTGGTGCGGCAGCACCGCGGGTGCGCCCCGGCCCGGCAAGATCCTGGTCACCGACCTGGACGGCACGTTGCTCGGCGGCAGCACCGCCGATCGGCTGCGGCTGCGCAACGCGCTGGCGCATCATCCCGAGGTGACGGTGGTCTTCGCGACAGGTCGTGGCATCGAATCGATCCGCGCGGTCCTGCGCGACCCCCTTGTGCCGCAGCCGCGTTGGATCATCGCCGACGTCGGGGCCACCATCATCGACGGTACCGACCTGACCCACGTCGCCGCGCTGGAAACGCGGCTGCGCGCGGGTTGGCCCGGCACCGAGCGAGTCCGCGCTGCCCTACAGCGCTTTTCGGCGCTGAGCTATCAGGACGGCGTACCCCAGGACGGGCGCTGCTCATTCCACCTGCCGCCCATGGCACTGACCCGAGAACTGACCGACGCGGTCCTGTCACTCGGCTGCTCATGGCAGTATTCGGCGAACACGTACTTCGACGTGCTGCCCGCGCGGGCGAACAAAGGAAACGCACTCGTCACGCTCGCCGAAGAGCTGCACTGGCAGCTGGATTCGATACTGGTCGCCGGCGATTCCGGCAACGACCGCTCGATGTTCGGGCACGGCACGCACGGCGTGATCGTCGGCAACGCCGAACCCGCCTTATCGGCAGCGGTACCCGAATCCGAAGCCGCGCATCGCCCAGACCTGCCGGGCGCGGCGGGTATCGTCGCGGCCCTTCAGGATCTCGGCTGGGTCGAACCCGACTACCCACTGGTGGTCGGATACCACCGCGCACCGGTCACCTGGACCCCAGACGGCTGGCGGACACCATCGAGTCCCAACGGCATCCTGCCCACCCTGAACAGCCTGTTCACTGCGGACCTGCGAGCGGTGTGGGCGGCGGCCGTCGTCGTCGAGCCCGACGAGCCGGTCCGCCTCGACGATCACGACACCGGCCTACCGCTCGCCTTCCTGCCGCTGACCGCCGCCGAATGGAGCGGATACTTCCACCGGGCGTGCAAGGAAGCACTGTGGCCGGTCCTGATGTCCCAACCGCACCGGCTGCGCTTCGACTCCGCCGCCTGGGACGAATATCGGGCGGTGAATACCCGTTTCGCCGAGCACATCAGTGTCCGGGCGGCGCCGGGCGCGACCGTCTGGCTGCACGACTACAACCTGTGGCTCGTTCCTGGCCGCCTCCGGGCGACGCGCCCCGACCTACGACTCGGTCTGTTCCACCACACTCCGTTCCCCGAGCCGGAGGTGTTCGCCGTGCTGCCGCCCGCCGCCGAGATCCGCGCGTCACTCGGTTGCCTGGACTGGGTGGGCTTCCACACCCACGTCTTCGCTGAACGCTTCATCGGATCAATCGCCGTGCAGGACCCGGTACCGCAGGTGGGGGTGCATCCGCTCGGCATCGACCGCGGCGCGATCGAGGCACTGGCCCGTTCCCGCGCGGGTGATCTGCGCGAAACGACTAAGCCCATTGTGCTTTCGGTCGAACGCTTGGACTACATCAAAGCCCCCGTGCAGAAGGTCGACGCCATCGCCGAGCTACTCACCCGCCATCCAGAACTGCGCGGTGCGCTCCGATTCCGCCTCGTCTGTCCACCGCCCGAGCCCGGCCTCACCGCCTACGATGCGACCAGGCAGGCACTGGAGCGCCGCATCGGCGAGGTCAACCACACCTGGTCGGTCGGCCGGTGGCAGCCCATCGAATACTTCCCGCAATTCCTGAGCTTCCCCGCGGTAATCGACCACTACCTGGCCGCGGACGTGTTCTGGGTGACCTCCCTGCAAGACGGCATGAACCTGACCGCAAAGGAATTCATCGCCGCGCAGGTGGCGGCGGGCCGGTCGGGGGTGCTGGTGCTCTCGCGGCACACCGGGGCCGCCGAGCAACTTGGCGGCGGAGCCTTGTTGACGGAACCGAATTCACCGGCCGACCTCGTCGACACGCTGTATCGAGCGCTGCGGCTGCCGGTCGCGGAACGTCGAGCGCGGCTGGCTGGGCTGAGTGATCTACTGGGGCAGCACAGTCCGGCGGCGTGGGCCGCCGAGATCATCGCCGCCATCCAGAACGCCCGGCCATCCCGGGTGCCGACCGACTGGGCCGCGTGAGTTCCGCCGTGCACCACTGGCTCGAATCAACTACCGCGGCACGGTGTTCGCGGCATGCGGATCACGTGGACGCGGGAAGCGTAGCGACGCGATGTGCACACCGCCTTGACCCCAACCGGCGCTGGTGATCCACCAACGGACGTCGTCGGGCACCAACTCGGCTGCGTGCGCGGCGATATGGCCCACCTTGTCACCGATGCGGAAGCGAAAGGGGTTGTCGCTGCGGAACACATCGGTGCCGACGTAGCGCGGGCGCGGGCCGATGAACAGATACCACCAGCCGTCCTGCTGGACGACGAAGGGAGACTCGGTATTTCCCCCTCCGGTGCCCTTGGTGGGGTCCGTGTAAGCGATGTGCCGATGGCCCCAGTGCACCAGGTCGGTGCTGGTGCGGTAGGCGACCACGTGGTGTCCGCCCGTTGGTGCGCTGGTTGCGCAGTAATACATCACCCACTGATCGCCGACCCGTGTCACCATCGGATCCCGTGCGTCGTACCCGTCACGGAACAGCGGACCGGATCGCCTACGCACCCAATGGAACAGGTTGGTCGAGGTGACCAGGTTGATTGCCGCGGCAGTCCGATCCACGCCGCCACCAGCATAGAACATGTAGTAACGCCGATGCGCCGAGATCACGAACGGCGCCCACAGATGCGTCTCGCCGTAGTCCCGGTCGACATGCAGCGCAGGCGGCCGTTTCGTCCACGGTCCGAGCAGATCCCCTGCGGTCGCGTGCGCGAACTCGCGCTCGTCGTCCGGATCCGCGGGCTCCGCGTGCGTGATGCCGAACAGATGCCAGCGCCCGCCCACATCCCGAACGATGGTGTGATCGTTGATGTACCAGTCCTCGGCCTCGCCGAGACCGGGATCGTAAATCCGCTTGAAGGCGCCCGCACTCACCACTTCGCGCATCGCCATGCGCACCATCATCCCGCCGTCATCCGTGCCACGCCGCCGATCTCCCGCACCGATGCGGTTCGAGTATCGGACCACGGCGGGGTTTATCAGCGCGGTCGAAGCGCACCGGCACCAGCGGCGGCCAGCACGACGAACAGCACCGGAACCGCGAGTCCGACAGTGAGACCGTAGCTTTGGGCCACGAAGCCGATCAGCACGGGGCCGGTGAAGAAGCCGAGGTAGCCGACGAACGAGACGTTGGCGATCGCTCGGGCCGGCGCCACCGTCGAGACGGTGCCGCTCGCGGCGAAAGCCAGCGGCAGCGTGAACGAGATGCCGAAACCGAACGCCGCCAACCCGATCAGCGCCGCGATCGTGTCGCCGATCAGCAATCCGGCGCCAAGACCGAGTCCGGCGGCGAGAGTGCCGACAAGGAAGGGCCGCACCGGCCCGAACCGCGTGACGAGCCGATCACCGACCAGCCGACCGGCGAACATCGATCCGGCGAAGAGCGCGAACCCGAGCGCCGCAATCGTGGTGCTGGCGTGCGTCTCGTCGCGCAGGTAGACGGCGGTCCAATCATTGGCGGCGCCCTCGGCCAGCGCCACGCAGAACGCGAGCATGCCGAGAACGACCAACCTGGCGGGCCAGTGTCCCGCTATGCCGCGCGCGACCTTCGGACTGCGCACCGTGCGGTCGGTCGCCGACGGTAGCAACCGCCGCGTGCCCACGACGGCGGCCGCAGTGGCAAGCACGCTGACACCGGCGAAGTGGGCGGGCAGCGCCACGTGGCCCCGCTCGACCGCCGCGCCGACCAGGGAACCGCCGATCATGCCCAAACTGTGGCAGGCGTGGATGCCGGACAGCAGCGGTCGTCCACTCGCCTGCTCGACCGCGACACCGTGCGCGTTCATCGCCACGTCAACGACGCTGTTGACTACCGCGAAAACGAACACCGACGCCGTCAGCCCGACCAGGTTGCCTGCCAGCAGCAACCCCGACAGGGTGAGCGCGAACAGCGGCATCGCGGCGCGCAGCGTGGCGCGGCTGCCGAACCGCAGGGTGACGAACTTGCCGAGTTGCAGACCGAACACGGCGCCGATGTTCAGCCCGGCGAACGCGATAGCAAGACCGGCTTCGTCGAGCCCGAGTTCGTCCTTGATGGTCGGCGTGCGCGCCACCCACGTCGCGAACAGCGCCCCGGTGAGAAGGAAGGTCAGGCGAACCGACCACAGTGCCGACCGAACGTCGGCGGCGGTCGCGTCTACCGTGAGCATCGGCATGGGGGCTGCTCCTCTCGCCTGATCTCGAGCCGGTACCCGCGCCGCCACGCGAGTCACGAATCAGCTAGCGAAACACGAAACCCCGCGCCGGGCAACATCTTTACTCGGCGGCCCGAATCGGCCCGGCCTACACTGGTTTTGCGGGGCTCGGCGTGTGAACAGGCCGGGTCCAGCAGAGAGTTGGATATGCACACCGATCTCACCCCACGCCGGTGGGTGGAGTTCGCCGAGATCGACAATGTGCGCGATCTCGGCGGCCTGCCCGTGAGCGGCGGCGGCACAACCCGTTTCGGGGTCGTCTATCGATCGAGCACACCGCAGCAGCTGTCCGAAACCGATCTGGCCTATCTGCTCGGCCCGGTGGGCTTGCGGACCCTCGTCGACCTGCGAATGCCAATGGAGGTGGCACGGGAAGGGTACGGGCGACTCGCGAAAAGCACCGTGCGCCTGGTCAATCTCCCGATCTCCGTCCCGGCGAGCACGGCAACACCGGCCGAACTCGCACCGGACGCGCGCCGATACGACCTGCGCAAGCTGTACCACGGACTGCTCAGTGGCAGCGCCGCATCGGTGGTGTCCGCGGCCCGACTGATCGCCGACACCCGCCAGCATTCGGTAGTTTTCCATTGCGCCGCAGGCAAAGACCGGACGGGCGTGCTGGCCGCCATCCTGCTCGACGCGGTCGGCGTCCCCGCGGCAGCCATCGTCGCGGACTACGCGCTCACCGCGGAACGCATCGAACGCATCCGCGCCCGCCTCGACACCCTGCACTCCTATCACGGTCTGCCGCCGGTCCGGACCGGGATCCTCGCGGTCGACCCGGCCACCATGCTCCGGTTCGTGGACGATCTACACGCCGACTACGGCGGTGCCGCAGGCTGGTTGCGCGCGAACGGACTGACCGACGCGGAGCTGGCGGCCCTGCGCCGGGCGATGGTGGCCTGACCACTACG from Nocardia iowensis includes these protein-coding regions:
- a CDS encoding tyrosine-protein phosphatase, producing the protein MHTDLTPRRWVEFAEIDNVRDLGGLPVSGGGTTRFGVVYRSSTPQQLSETDLAYLLGPVGLRTLVDLRMPMEVAREGYGRLAKSTVRLVNLPISVPASTATPAELAPDARRYDLRKLYHGLLSGSAASVVSAARLIADTRQHSVVFHCAAGKDRTGVLAAILLDAVGVPAAAIVADYALTAERIERIRARLDTLHSYHGLPPVRTGILAVDPATMLRFVDDLHADYGGAAGWLRANGLTDAELAALRRAMVA
- a CDS encoding HAD-IIB family hydrolase translates to MATGEGSKAVEPEASSPGNQWCGSTAGAPRPGKILVTDLDGTLLGGSTADRLRLRNALAHHPEVTVVFATGRGIESIRAVLRDPLVPQPRWIIADVGATIIDGTDLTHVAALETRLRAGWPGTERVRAALQRFSALSYQDGVPQDGRCSFHLPPMALTRELTDAVLSLGCSWQYSANTYFDVLPARANKGNALVTLAEELHWQLDSILVAGDSGNDRSMFGHGTHGVIVGNAEPALSAAVPESEAAHRPDLPGAAGIVAALQDLGWVEPDYPLVVGYHRAPVTWTPDGWRTPSSPNGILPTLNSLFTADLRAVWAAAVVVEPDEPVRLDDHDTGLPLAFLPLTAAEWSGYFHRACKEALWPVLMSQPHRLRFDSAAWDEYRAVNTRFAEHISVRAAPGATVWLHDYNLWLVPGRLRATRPDLRLGLFHHTPFPEPEVFAVLPPAAEIRASLGCLDWVGFHTHVFAERFIGSIAVQDPVPQVGVHPLGIDRGAIEALARSRAGDLRETTKPIVLSVERLDYIKAPVQKVDAIAELLTRHPELRGALRFRLVCPPPEPGLTAYDATRQALERRIGEVNHTWSVGRWQPIEYFPQFLSFPAVIDHYLAADVFWVTSLQDGMNLTAKEFIAAQVAAGRSGVLVLSRHTGAAEQLGGGALLTEPNSPADLVDTLYRALRLPVAERRARLAGLSDLLGQHSPAAWAAEIIAAIQNARPSRVPTDWAA
- the xylB gene encoding xylulokinase, producing the protein MCAATVAGVDSSTQSCKVVVCDAATGKILHQAQAPHPDGTEVAPHAWWDALCAAGAGLLDHVDAIAVAGQQHGLVALDAEGQPVRDALLWNDVRSAAAADELIVELGGPQAWADAVGSVPVAAFTVAKLRWLADHEPELADRVAQIMLPHDYLTWRLRGGSGAAPELTTDRGDASGTGYWSPADCEYRKDLLALGFRGRTPELPRVLAPSEAAGRTPSGVLVAAGTGDNAGAALGLGIEDGDVVVSLGTSGTVFARTLAPSADATGAVAGFADATGAFLPLVCTLSAARVLEYTADLLGVDLTTLESLAAQAPPGAEGLVLLPYMSGERTPNLPHATGRLHGLRPETMRPSHVARAAFEGMLCNMAEALDHLRARGTGVRRILLIGGAARSALVAEIAAQIFGVPVTVPQPNEYVALGAARQAAWALSGAAEPPSWPAHTAAEVPAPDAPAAGRRIRAEYQRAKGDLYARPSVGMPTRTLRKRRRRRGDD
- a CDS encoding MFS transporter; amino-acid sequence: MPMLTVDATAADVRSALWSVRLTFLLTGALFATWVARTPTIKDELGLDEAGLAIAFAGLNIGAVFGLQLGKFVTLRFGSRATLRAAMPLFALTLSGLLLAGNLVGLTASVFVFAVVNSVVDVAMNAHGVAVEQASGRPLLSGIHACHSLGMIGGSLVGAAVERGHVALPAHFAGVSVLATAAAVVGTRRLLPSATDRTVRSPKVARGIAGHWPARLVVLGMLAFCVALAEGAANDWTAVYLRDETHASTTIAALGFALFAGSMFAGRLVGDRLVTRFGPVRPFLVGTLAAGLGLGAGLLIGDTIAALIGLAAFGFGISFTLPLAFAASGTVSTVAPARAIANVSFVGYLGFFTGPVLIGFVAQSYGLTVGLAVPVLFVVLAAAGAGALRPR
- a CDS encoding FGGY-family carbohydrate kinase translates to MTRTGRFLGVDIGTASSKGVLTAADGTVLARSLRAHSVSTPRPGWVEHDAEEVWWADFVAIIRDLVAAAEGATLDGLAVSGIGPCLLPADATGRPLRPAILYGVDTRATAEIAELDTEFGASAVLERAGSPLTSQAVGPKLRWLARHEPSVAANTAMLLMASSFLVHRLTGRYLLDHQSASQCVPMYDLRRREWATDWAEQVAPGLPLPELAWPTEVVGRVSEAAAASTGLPVGLPVTTGTIDAWAEAASVGVRAPGDAMIMYGTTMFLVQVLIDPRPHPGLWGTCGTWPGTYTLAAGMATSGAVTDWLRNLVGGEFADLVTAAAEVPVGSRGLLLLPYFAGERTPLFDPDARGIIAGLTLGHGRAELYRAALEGIAYGVRHNLAAMTEAGGRAGRLVAVGGGTKGGLWTQIVSDVTGLPQQLPAETIGACLGDALLAAAAAGVDTASWNPIIGTVEPYPERTAEYDSYYRRYRELYECNTAIAHFLASEQHRRGVPS
- a CDS encoding glycosyl hydrolase family 32: MAMREVVSAGAFKRIYDPGLGEAEDWYINDHTIVRDVGGRWHLFGITHAEPADPDDEREFAHATAGDLLGPWTKRPPALHVDRDYGETHLWAPFVISAHRRYYMFYAGGGVDRTAAAINLVTSTNLFHWVRRRSGPLFRDGYDARDPMVTRVGDQWVMYYCATSAPTGGHHVVAYRTSTDLVHWGHRHIAYTDPTKGTGGGNTESPFVVQQDGWWYLFIGPRPRYVGTDVFRSDNPFRFRIGDKVGHIAAHAAELVPDDVRWWITSAGWGQGGVHIASLRFPRPRDPHAANTVPR